In Mastomys coucha isolate ucsf_1 unplaced genomic scaffold, UCSF_Mcou_1 pScaffold5, whole genome shotgun sequence, one genomic interval encodes:
- the Fgf18 gene encoding fibroblast growth factor 18, with protein MYSAPSACTCLCLHFLLLCFQVQVLAAEENVDFRIHVENQTRARDDVSRKQLRLYQLYSRTSGKHIQVLGRRISARGEDGDKYAQLLVETDTFGSQVRIKGKETEFYLCMNRKGKLVGKPDGTSKECVFIEKVLENNYTALMSAKYSGWYVGFTKKGRPRKGPKTRENQQDVHFMKRYPKGQAELQKPFKYTTVTKRSRRIRPTHPG; from the exons ATGTATTCAGCGCCCTCCGCCTGCACTTGCCT GTGTTTACACTTTCTACTGCTGTGCTTCCAGGTTCAG GTGTTGGCAGCCGAGGAGAACGTGGACTTCCGCATCCATGTGGAGAACCAGACGCGGGCTCGAGATGATGTGAGTCGGAAGCAGCTGCGCTTGTACCAGCTCTACAGCAGGACCAGTGGGAAGCACATTCAAGTCCTGGGCCGTAGGATCAGTGCCCGTGGCGAGGACGGGGACAAGTATG CCCAGCTCCTAGTGGAGACAGATACCTTCGGGAGTCAAGTCCGGATCAAGGGCAAGGAGACAGAGTTCTACCTGTGTATGAACCGAAAAGGCAAGCTTGTGGGGAAG cctGATGGTACTAGCAAGGAATGCGTGTTCATTGAGAAGGTTCTGGAAAACAACTACACGGCCCTGATGTCAGCCAAATACTCAGGCTGGTACGTGGGCTTCACCAAGAAGGGGCGGCCTCGCAAGGGTCCCAAGACCCGAGAGAACCAGCAAGATGTGCACTTCATGAAGCGTTACCCCAAGGGACAGGCCGAGCTGCAGAAGCCCTTCAAGTACACCACAGTTACCAAGCGATCCCGGCGGATCCGCCCCACTCACCCCGGCTAG